From the Lactuca sativa cultivar Salinas chromosome 9, Lsat_Salinas_v11, whole genome shotgun sequence genome, the window agcaacaatttaatagaaaccaagctaggctctgataccactgatgggttttagccataagaactttcctatgtgcgcatgcaaaaccctaatgcttggatctaggctttctaattaaacatgctttgaatccaagacttctaatgactaattatgtgtaataacaatactaaatcagatctagaatcatacctttgaatctcttgtttgatcttgttgtcttggagctctagagtcacaattgtcactcctctaatggattacagacaccaaatagcaaggaggatgatttaagagagaggagaggggggggggggatttggtcaggggttctctactttagatcaagtgccgatttcccttttccatagggtctatttatacttgtagactccttaagggttacagcttaaaccctagttggataatcttctcttaaagcaatccaaatccattccttagatagcctttggacgatttgaagctatctctAGCTTCTAGCATCCGTccacccctatccaatatggatttacagtctaaagtttaactatcaaacaattgacagtttataccctcttatttaattaatctctttaagtcaccaaattaattctaattaatttatgacttatattaatcaaataacaatattattattctttatattattattattattataatatattaataacatttattctctcttaataaatcatcctatcaagttgctatggtgaaggcaacccaaaaggaccatgcacaaccgggtcaaatacttgcctaatatagttgcaaccttagacactattccaacagtagtTGGGACGAACTCAAAATTAGATTGCTTGACCGGTTCCAACCATCGCTAAATGGAAGTTTACATGAACAGTTCCTAAAACTTACTCAAGAAGACACTACACGTGAGTATGTTGGCAGATTTGAAGCATTGGTAGCCTAGCTGAGTGGTATACCTGAACCAATTCTAGAAGGAAATTTCATTAAAGGACTGAAACCCGAGTTAAGAACATCAATGATTAAGTCTCAACCAGTGGGCCATAGTCAAACAATCAGACTAGCATTGTTGATTGATGAGAGCCACTCGGGTACAAATTCGATAACCAATAAGGGGATAACTAGGAGCGCCACCACTCGACCTCATGTTAGTTTTGCCAAACCGCTTGCCCAGATCGCGGGGCCTGAGCAGAAGGTAACCATAATCTCTAAAGCACCTTTTAAACGGTTGACAGAAGCAGAAATCGCCGCAAAACGAGCCAAAGGATTGTGTTTTCATTGTGATGGAAAGTTTGGACCGGGACACAAATGCCCTGGAAAAACATTACAGGTGTGGTTGGTCGAGGAAGGAGGTAGTGAAGAGGAGGAAGAGGACCCGGAGCATGCTCATCTTGACATGATATCTGTTTCGGCTAGTTCGGTTATGGGGTTGACTACACCGCAGACCATGAAACTCAGAGGGCAGATCAGTGGGAACAAGGTAGTGGTACTTATTGACAATGGAGCGACCCATAACTTCATTTCACTACCTTTAGTGACGAATTTGGGTCTCACAGTCAAAGGCACACGTGAAACAGGGGTGATGATGGGCAACGGGAAATTTGAAAAGAGTTATGGGCTGTGTAGACGAGTGGTTTTGTCTTTTCCAGGCTACCAAATGACAAGTGATTTCTATCTTTTAGAGCTCGGAAGTACAAATTTAATTCTGGGAATTAAATGGTTGCGCACTCTAGGTGATACACACGATAACTGGAGAGAACTCACTATGTCTTTTGTAGCAGAAGGAAAGAAGGTTACACTAAAGGGGGAGCCAGGGTTGACTAGAGCAGAGACATCGTTACAAGCGCTAGTGTGCGACCTGCCAGGTGTAACCGAGGGTTACTTGGTCGAGTTTCAGAATTTAGCTGTTGCTACGGGGCCATCATCATAAGTGCAACCGGCTTTGGATGACTTACTAACTgattttgctgatgtttttatGCTACCTGCAGGTTTACCCCCATCTCGTGGACATGAGCATGCCATTAATCTGAGGGTCGGGACTGAACCGATCAATGTACTACCCTATCGATATCCCCAACTGTAGAAGGACGAGGTGGAAAACTCATTGAGGAGATGCTTACAGTAGGGGTAATCCAGCAAGTTCTAGTCCGTTTTCCAGTCCAGTGTTATTAGTGAAAAGGAAAGATGGTAATTGGCGATTCTACGTCGACTACCGGGCTCTTAACAAGGCAACAATATTAGACAAGTTTCCTATCCCTGTTATTGACGAAATGCTCGATGAACTACATAGCGCGGTTATTTTCAGCAAACTTGACTTAAAATCTGGGTACCATCAAATTCTGATGAAACCGGAAGATATTCAAAAGACGGCATTTCGGACCCACGAAGGGCATTATGAATTCCTCATGATGCCCTTCGGGTTGACCAATGCCCCATCAATGTTTCAAGCACTTATGAACAAGATGTTTCGGCTGTATCTGCGTAAATTCGTTCTCGTCTTCTTTGACAATATATTGATCTACAGTCGGTCGATAGATGAGCATCGGGAGCACCTCACACGGGTTTTTGGTTGCCTTAGAACTGAGGGCCTGTTTTGTAATCGCAAGAAGTGTGTTTTTGGTCAAGATAAGGTGGAATACCTTGGGCACATAGTGACAAAAGGCGGCATCATGGCTGATCCGGCGAAAATATTAGCTATGACCTCATGGCCTGAGCCTAATACTGTACGTGAGCTGCGAGGGTTCCTCGGACTAACAGGATATTACCGTAAACTTGTGCAAGGTTATGGAAAAATCGCAAGGGCACTCACTGATCTACTTAAAAAAGATTAGTTTCATTGGAATGAGGAGGCAGCCCGCACATTTCGACAGTTACAAGACACAATGACACGGGTTCCTGTTTTAGCTCTCCCTGATTTCACCAAGGAGTTTGTCATTGAGACGGATGCATCGGGTCATGGTTTAGGGGCGGTACTAATGCAAGAGGGGCGACCAGTGGCGTACTTTAGTCAGGTGTTGGGAATGCGTGCTCAACAAAAGTCGATCTACGAAAGAGAACTGATGGCCATTGTTCTAGTTGTTCAAAAATGGCAGCCCTACTTGTTGGGCAAACGTTTTCGAGTGATCACTGACCAGCGAGCATTGAAGTACTTGTTGGATCATAGGGTGGTGTCTGGAGAGTACCAGAAGTGGATTTTGAAACTATATGGGTATGACTTTGAAATTTTATATCGACCCGGGAAGGAGAATGGAGCAGTCGACGCTTTGTCGAGACGAGGTGATGGGGTACGGTTGTCTGAACTCGTGGTTTCTCACACCAGTAATAAGGGTGACTTGTTACTAGATTTAAAACGGGACCCAGATGTCTTAGCCATGATTAGTTTAATCGAAGCCGGAGATGAGAAGATGAATGAATATGAGATTCGAGATGGATTGGTTTTCTATCAGAATCGCTTGGTGTTGCCCTCCCACTCTTCTTGGATTGACCGTTTATTCCAGGAAGCGCATGCGGGTGTGGTGGGGGGTCATGAAGGTACTCAAAAATCCTACCATCGATTAGCACGAGAATTTTATTGGGTTGGCATGTGGCGGGACGTGGCGGAACGGGTAGCCAAATGTGGCATTTGTCAGCAGAATAAATATTCGAATTTGGCACCAGCAGGCCTTTTACAACCACTAGAATTACCAAAATGGATCTGGGAGGATTTAAGCATGGATTTCATAGAAGGGTTGCCAAAATTGGAAGGGTATAGCGTGATCTTGGTTGTGGTTGACTGTCACATTCATTCGTGAGATTATATGGTTACATGGTATTCCTTTGTCAGTGGTGTCGGATCGGGATAAAATCTTTCTGAGtcatttctggaaagaactcttcCGACTCCAAGGTACCAAGTGGAAATATAGCACTGCatatcacccacagacggacggtcaAACCGAGGTTGTGAATCGTAGTTTAGAAACATATTTGCGTTGTTTTGCGTCAGGTAAACCAAAACAGTGGGTGAAATGGTTACCATGGGCGGAATATTGGTACAATACATCCTATCATTCATCTGTTAAAGAAACTCCTTTTAAAATCTTGTATGGTCGTGACCCACCTAGTCTGCTCAATTATGATTTTGGCACGGCAGTCACGTTTGAGGTAGATAATTACCTGTGGGAGCGAGATGGGGTGTTAGAGGAACTCAAGGAACAGTTGGCAAAAACACAACAGGTGATGAAGGCCCGAGCTGATCACAAAAGGAGAGATGCGGAATATGAAGTTGATGACTTGGTTTATTTGAAGTTATGTCCTTACAGGCAAAATACGGTGGTTGGAAGGCATAATGCTAAACTAGCACCACGTTTTTATGGTCCTTTTCGCATTTTAGCTCGTGTGGGGAAATTAGTCTATCGCCTAGCATTACCAGCCTCCGCAACCATCCATTCGGTTTTTCACGTTTCTCAGCTCAAGCATATGATTGGTGACCAGGAGGCTCTATCTTATTTACCAGAAGGATTGACAGAGACTATGGAAGTACAGGTAGTGCCGGAACAAGTGTTGAAGTTGAGGAAACATCAAGGAAAGCGGGAAGTTTTGGTGAAATGGAAGGATTTACCGGAGGATGAGGCGACCTAGGAGGATATCGAAGTTATACAAGCTCAATTTCCTGATTTCCACCTTGGGGACAAGGTGGATTTTCAGGGGCGGGGTATTGATACGAATCAAGGGAGATCGGGCCGAGTTTATAAGAGACGCAACGCAAGGGGCGATTAGTAATTTAATTAAAGTTAATTATAGACTTTATTTTTTGTGATTAAGTTTCCTAGTATGGTGATTTTCGTTTATGCTGTAATAAGGGCTAGGGCCGGCTTGGGAGGGACATGAATTATGAACTTTAATCTTTTTTTGTGGAGATCTCTCTGAATCTCGAACTATCAGAGCCCCAATTGTTGATTTCTTTTAAGCATTAAGCTAATAGTAGTTGCAGCTTTGAGTCTGTTCATATCAAATTGATGATGTCAATGATGTTTTCCCGACATCTGTAGGGCCCACAAAGCATAATACCAGGCTTTTTGCATCCGGTTTCAGCTGCAATTCAAGAAATTCATCACAACATTgcaatggaatggaatgaacaACTCCATTCCTTCCatgattccatcattccaaattaaatgttttttaaaattataagtttttttttaccTCTAAATCTCTATCAACTAATTGTGTGGCTTTTGAAAGCCTTACTTTTAcacataaaaaaaatgtaaatcaaaactAAAATTATTAATTTCATGTCATCATCCATTATTAATAAGTTCAATCTTTCTTTATGATATCGAATTATTTCACTCCATAATAACTTCCCTCTAACATGCATCTAATTTTATGAATTAAATCAAAGAACAATACAACCATTTATTCATAGTTTTATTACATTTATCGATCCAATTAGCTCAACATCTATACTTACTTATGTTAACTTTtcctaataaaaaatttaaatctCCACATTAACCGGTCTAACCAACACAAAATGTGAGCCACTAATTTCTGACATCACCAACTCTAACAAAACCACCTCCTTCGGCTGTTTGATTTTCAATGAAGGCTCTAAGAATCCTGCCCCAATAATTAAAaagaataataaatataaaacatttaataatataaaaaatgttTAAAGACTTGTAATTGATCATCTTACCTGGTGAGAGTTTTTTCCTTCCATATAACTCTTGGGTCAAAGGATTTGATGCCCAATTATTAACAGCAAGAAGGCTCGTGGGTTGGAATCCTACTATTTTCCCTTCTGATGATATCACAATCTGAAATTTGAGCTCATATCACGATCTATTCTttggatggaatggaatgagttattccattccattccttccATGATTCCATCATTACCAAACACTGGCTATTATAGTTTTTATTGGGTTAAAAGATAAGAAAGAAAACCTGATAACTTGCGACTTTATGTCCAGATGCTAATAACAAATCATGGTCAGTTTTATCGGTTGGAGTGATAGTGGATGATGCTGACGTGGCATTATTGTTGTCAACTTGAATCAATCTTGTTAGGTAACCAGGGAGTTGACCTGTTGATACACCACCACCACTTTCTTTTCTTATCTCTCCACTCCACCCATAAACCGCTTCAACTTTCTTCAAAATTTAAATACAAACCTCTTCCAACTATCAAcacaaaagacataaatgcccatTGAAATAATAAGACACAAGTGAGGAGGAATTGGAAAGCATCATATGCATATATAATTACATACCATAGTAGGATCCATGGACCAAAGACGAACTGAATCAGTATGTGATGATTGGGGCTGTTGATTTCCACTGAAACGGTTTTGCCCATTTTGAAAACGGGGCAAAAAGATCCGACCCATTACACTAATTGCAACAATTAAGCATCCGCTTATGATGAAAGTAGATACCATTTTCACAAAAGAGTTACCTTTCTGCAACAacaatatcaatatcataaccTTGTTGAAAGATCACATGTAATTTAAGTGTAGATTATAAAATATCTATCCAAGAAAAGCTATGATTTAATCTACCTAATTCCAGCTCTGAAGAAGATTTAGAAATCTGTTCATATGAAAAAAATAACATGACTGATGATTGATGACATATAATAGAAACATGTACAAACCTGCAGCATATTTGATCTATAACAGATAATAGAAACATATTACCTTCTCTTAGGCATTTCCACAAACACTACAAGTGCACTTCCCTTTTAGCATATTAACAGCCTCTATACAACAATTTATTTCAACCGACATGTAGAATATATACCTTCCTGGGAAGTAAAGCATAAAAAGATGTAACAATCGATCAAGGAAAGGTCATAAAAACCTAACCAAATAAAAACTAAAAGattaaatcataaaatcgaacCTGAGACAAAGCTCATAAAGGGGAAGTGGTGATGGCGGTGTAGAATATATACCCTCGGCCATCCTGAAAGAAAGAGCAAGAAACCCCACCACCATAGCCGATACCCTGAAAGTAGAAGAAAACGTTACCTTCAACTCGTTATGAATCAGCCACCAAGAAGGAACATTCACAAAGGAAATCAGAAAAAACAGAGGTGAACAGTTACGGTGGCGCTCAATCGGATACTGTTGTATGCCCTTCGAGGGAGAGAGACGTAAGGAAGAGTGAAGAAGAAATAAAGAGGAACTAAGGAAAAGCGAAAGAAAGAGTATTGGAGGAGGAGGGCAGCGACGTGGAAAACGAACCAGAGAAGAAGGCGGTAACAAAATAAGACAAGAAGGAAAAATGTATGAAGTATCGGTGTCCAAAATAAGAAAAACAAAAGTACCGTGTGAAGTTAGGAAAGAGAAAAAAAAGGTACTGTTGTCCAACTTTTTTAAGcttttatgtatatataaatGTACTTATTTAAAGTAGTGGCACTATCTACTTGTTTAAAGTAGAAGGCTAATGTTTacaaatacataaaactataatgCCTTTTGAATCTATCTTAGGTTATTATAGAAATGTACTTATTTAATCAGTGCAACATTTacttacatatttttttttatcgttCATAGTGTATGTACCGTTGTTTTCAATTATCGTACAAGGAAAAAAATGACACATTCAATTGGTTTTGTTATTAACATATAAATGTAGGAATAatattgtatttttatttatattccaAGTATATCGAAAAATCTACTAAATTTTAATtgtattataacattgtactttcataTTTGTGTGTGATTCTTTGTGAGTGCTTCGGTGTGTTCTTCTATGTGTGTGTCTGTTTCTGGAAATAGCAATGACTATGTTTTcgttatgttattttatttttgtaaccgtggttcaaTGGGCTATAACCTAGTACTAGTGGTAGCTTGCGCATCATGTTTTTATGTCTAAGATTGTGAACAAGATTTAGCTTAGATAATGAAACTTTATTATAAAAAACCAACCAGGTGTTGCATGAACAACAAAGGTAGATGTAGATCTCATAAGAGAGTGCAAATTGAATAGATTTTGTACTGCAATTATGTGTGCAAATTGAATAGATTTTTTATTAACTTTGTTGCAAATACAAGAGAGCTTCCGAGCCTCTTTTAATTTGTGTCATAAATGTTGCAAGAGCAAGACATCCAGATGAGGACAAATTCAGGAATATCCGATTGAGTAATCCAGCTTAATTGTAAGGTGGTTCATTGCTATTATGTTGTATATAACAATAGAAcagaaagtagattgttattatgttatgtgtatagaACTGAAATTACTACATAGCTATAGGTGATTGAAATAACAGGAAAGAGTTGGGATATTTGAACAAGGGGTTAAGTTTCTAGAGGTCTGTGGGTTTGAAATAACCAATTCATAATTACCATCAATACCAATCTTCAAGACAACAAATAAAGAGAGTAATATATGATTTTGATGTCTTTTTCCAACAAACCTACTATACTAAACAGTAAACAACATGCATTATATTAGAATTTAGAAACCATCCTCAGTCCTCACGACTCTTCAATGAAATCTAATCTGCAACCCTCAACCCCTCATCAATCACTCGTCACCATTGTCTTGAACCCCCTGCAATGCAATCACCGACTTTTACTtatgaaaacaaaacaaaataaagatTTGCACATGACTTTTCtacctttcttttcttctttgaaTATGTTcacattatataatcatataaaatggATTTAACATATAAAGCAAGGTAAAATCTAAAATATCAAAACAACACTCACGCAAAAATTATATCTCAGTTAAAACTGTCAAAACTAACCTTGTTTGGTGTCTATTCCTCTTCATCATCAAAATCTGTAGAATCTGTATCACTTTTAGAATAAGTGATTACAGAACACACATGCAACTTGGTCAAGGAGTCAACAACATCAAACTtcaatatattatttaaacaatatatataaacttaaagATTCTTCTAATTAAGTTAGTAAAACAGCATGTATGTTTGACTTTGAGAAAAGGATATCGATAACCACAAGTTTTATCAGCTATGGCTGCAGAGAAGTGGACACTGCCATTGCTTAAACTGTGTGAGATCTGAAAATCTTTGTCAATTGTCAACCTCAAAACTTGTTCACGCCGCCTTTGAGGGTGAAGGCTTCCAGCTACCAGCCTTCTTCCATCAACTCTAAGGCGCAAATAaattgttttgtttttgtctACTCTCTCCGTATCTTCTTTAAGATAAGCCTGTGTACAAAGAATTTTAGTTACTTGTATTGTTATTAATTCTTAATGCAGCAAAATAAGCATATCACGTGTTTTACCTTTGTAAGAAGCACAACTTTGTCTTCAGGAACTTTTACATGAAACGATTCGCCACTTTTAACCTCATAATCTAAATCAAAACAATATGAGTTAGCGGTGTTAAAAACAACTGATgtgaaaacaaaaaagaaaacatTTTTAGGATGCAGCTAGCAAGGTGCGTGTTCATATATACATTATATGTAACCCTTAAACACCACAATTGCCATATTTGAAACCTCCCCAAACCCTAAAAGAGCTGCATTCCAGTTAATTTCCACTACAATAATAAAattgaaaacataaacaaaaaacatGTGAACAAATTTAAACGATATCAAAGCCAAAGAAGGTCcaaattttcatccaaaagaaaCCCTAACGACATAAATGAAAAGGAAAACAGAAACAGCGCGTGTAGATACTGAAATActagaaatgaaagagatgaatCGTTACCTGGAAACGCTTCCATTGCAGGGAGATAGAGATTCGAGAAAAAAGAATGACCGTAGCCTTGGGCCTTTCAACGTCTCTTGGGCCTTTCAAGTGTATGAACCTTTGAAAAGATTAAAGAAAGGCACCATGAAACCTTTCTGTCATTAATTGTAAACCGGCATGTAAAGACTAAAGAGCAAAATGCCGTATCCAAGATTTCAAAAAGCGAAACAAATAATAATCCATTTTAGAATATCATAAATGTTTAACTTTTATAATAAGTAGGTCATGTATTCGATCATGGAGATATACTAACTcgtctttttttttaaaaaaaaaaaggtaaaatggAGTCTGTCTACCCCTGCACATCACAAATGTCGTAgcatacatatttgtatatagtTAATCTGACACGCAATAACGACTATATTCCATGAAAAATTGATCAGGTATTTGTACATACCAAACAAATTACACGCAAACCTTATACCCCTACAAAACACAAATGTTGTATAGCAGACATACTTGTATATAGTTAAAACTGACAAAAAACAATGACTATATTTAGTGAAAAATTAACCCGTATATTTGAATATACCAAACAAATTATACGCAAACCTTATAGCCTAAATTGATACTAGGTCGACCGA encodes:
- the LOC111881264 gene encoding histone deacetylase HDT1 codes for the protein MEAFPDYEVKSGESFHVKVPEDKVVLLTKAYLKEDTERVDKNKTIYLRLRVDGRRLVAGSLHPQRRREQVLRLTIDKDFQISHSLSNGSVHFSAAIADKTCGYRYSKSDTDSTDFDDEEE